The sequence below is a genomic window from Planctomycetota bacterium.
CAGGACGCAAAAACCAGTTAGCGCATTATATATTAAAACCCGGATTTGTCAAGTAGAAATCTGATATTTTTGGCAGATTGCCTACATTTATTTAGCGTTTCAGTATTTTCTCTATGGCCCGGCGGGCGGATGTTAACTTGCGCGCCGTGTCGGCTTCAATATTCAGCCGCAATAGAGGTTCGGTATTAGACGGCCTGAGGTTGAACCACCAATCATCATACTCGACGGTCACGCCGTCCAGATAATCTATCTTGCCGTCCGAGAATCTCTGTACCGCTTCAGCCATTTTTTCAGACTTGTCCGCCACGGTGAAATTTAGTTCCCCGGAATGGAAATATTTCCTGAGCGGCTTGATAATCTTGGAGACGGGCTTGCTGTTTCCGCTGATAAGATTGATGAGATGGACAAAGGTCAGCAGGGCCGAATCGGCAAAGTAGTTGTCCCGGTAATAATAATGGCCCGAGAGTTCTCCGCCAAAGGCGGCATTGTGCTGTCTCATCGTGGCCTTGATAAAGGCGTGCCCGACCCGCTCCCGGACCGGCCGGCCGCCCAGCCTGGCAATCTGTTCCTGGACCATCCGGCTGGAACGCAGGTCGTAGACGATATTCTCTTTTTTATGATTCTTGAGGATTTCCCCGGCAATCAGGATTGTCACCAGGTCATTGGGAATTCGTTGGGCATGCTCATCCAGGAATATCACCCGGTCGCCGTCGCCGTCAAAGGCCACGCCCAAGCCCGCCTTTGTTTTCCGGATAGCCAGCTTCAGGTCCCGGATATTTTCGTCCTCCATCGGATTGGGGTCGTGATTGGGGAACCGGCCGTCCGGTTCAAAGCATAGCGGAATAATTTCCAGGTTTGGTCGGCGGTTGAAAATCTCTTTAAATATCGGCCCGACGCTGCCGTTGGTAAAATCCACCGCTATCCTCAGCGGCCGGCGGCCGGTGTTGATAAATCGCCTGATGAATTTTATATAGTCCGGGACGATACTGAGGCTGTTTAAGGGGGGGAGGGTCTGGGTTTTAGGCGAAGCATATTGACCAGCCAGTTTCTCGATATCCTTTAATCCGGTGGTCTCGGACAGGGCCATGGCCTGTTCGCGGCATATCTTGAAACCGTTATATTCCGGCGGGTTATGCGAGGCGGTGACCATGACGCTGCCGTCGAATCTGTAGAACCCGCCGGCAAAATAGGACATGGGCGTGGTGACCACGCCGATATCGGTTACCTCGGCGCCGCCGGCCAAAAGTCCTTGGATGAGACTCCGGGACAGGGCGGGCGAGGAAATCCGGACATCCCGGCCCACAACTATCTTACACACCCCCTTTCCTCTCTTGATAGAGGGGAGTGAAACATGTTTCTTGAGGCGTTTGATAAATTGAGCTGTGGCCCATCCGATAGCCCGGGCCTGGGCTTCATCCAGTTCTTTGGGGTATTTGCCGCGGATATCGTAGGCCTTAAAGATGCTCATGCTATTTAATTGTGTATCTCTGCGAATGCGGCTGCCCGCCCCAGTGGAGTTTTTCCCGCAGGGTCTCGTAGAAACTGCGCTGGCCTGACCGGACCAGCCGGAAGGCAGCTCTTGATTTCTTAAGGGTTATCCGGTCGGACTGGTGCAGGTACATTGAGACCTGTCCGTCCACGGTCAGGATGATTTCATGCCCGCTGCCGTCCGCCAGCTGGAGCTCGACGGTCGAATCAGGCGGCAGGACCAGGGTCCTCATGCTTAAGGTATGGGCGCAGATCGGGGTGATGATAAGCGACTGCGTTTCGGGTGAGACCAGCGGGCCGCCGGCCGAGAGCGAATAGGCGGTCGAGCCGACCGGCGTTGAGATAATCACGCCATCGGCCCCGAAGACCGTAATCTCCTTACCGTCGATAAACAACCGGAAATAGACCATTCGGGAGATGCTGCCTCGGGTGACGACCACGTCATTGAGCGCGATAAACGGACCTTCCTTCTTGTTGCCCCGGTTTATCAGGCAGTCCAGCATCATTAATGACGAGGTCTTCAGCCGCCGGGTGATAATCTGGCTGAATGATTCCTTTAGTTCTTCCAGCGAATACTCGGCCAGGAATCCGAATTTGCCCAGGTTGACGCCGATGACCGGGATGGGGTTATTATGCAGCCGGCGGGCCGTGGACAGTATGGAGCCGTCGCCGCCCAGGACGATAATCAGGTCGGCCCGGGCCTTGCTTAAATCAAGCCGGTTGGTCAGGTCCACCGCCGCTATCTTCACCTGCTGTTTATTGAGCCAGGGCTGGAGTTCGTTTACGACGTTATTGATGTGTTCCTTCTTGCGGTCGCCGATCAGGATTACTCTTTTCATCGGCACTTTAGATACTAAAAACCTTGCCCGGGGTCAATATTTTCCTGTATAATTGCCTTTACCACAAAGGACACTAAGCGCACAAAGTAATAGTGGTTAATAAGGAATAACCCGGAGTAATTCTTTGTGGCCTTTGTGCTCTTTGTGGTAAGTATTCTTTATGAACTGGTTATTAGAAAAACTGCTCGGCATAGACAAAACCGTCTCGGCCAACGGTGACTGGCATATTGTCTGGCGTTCGGCGCCGGATGCCTGGCTGCTGTTCCTGATTATCATCCCGGCCGTGCTGCTCTTCACCTACCTTATCTATCGCAAGGAACGGACCACCACCACAACCCGGAGCAAGTTCTTCCTGTCCGCTCTGCGCTCGGCAATTATCCTGATAGTTCTGCTGATGCTCTTCCAGCCCGCGGCGGTGGTGGAAAAACCCATTACCCGGGAATCGACCTTGGCCGTGCTCATAGACGACTCGTTGAGCATGAATCTCAAGGACCGGTATTCGGTTGATGCCGAGGTCCGCCAGCTGATGCGCTTAACCAGCGGCATTTCAGCCACCACCGCAACCTCGCTCAGGGAAATGGGGCGCATTGAAATTGTTAACGCCATCCTGTCCAATCAGAAAATCGGCATCATCGCCAAACTGCAGGACAAGTCCAAACTGAAACTCTACACATTTTCGGCCGGGCTTAAGCCGCTGGCCAACGGCTCAGGTGATTTAAAGGTGAGTGCCACTGGCGACGGAACCGCGCTCGGCAATGCCTTGGGTGATTTGGTCAATGATTTGGGCGGCCACGCCCTGGGCGGCGTAGTTCTGATTTCGGACGGCCAGAATAATCTGGGCCGGGAACCGATTGAGGCCGTCAATTCATTAAAGCAATCCGGCCGGGCATTCCCGATATACACGGTCCTGGCCGGCACGGCCGATAAGCACAAGGATATCGAGCTGTCCGAACTGTCCGCGCCCCAGGTCGGCTTGGTCCTGAATGACGTGGCGTTCAACTTTACCATCAAAGGCATTGGCCTGGCGGAAAACCAGAACATCAAGATTACACTGTCCGAACGCAAGGCCGGTGAAACCCAATCTAATATAGTCGCCGAA
It includes:
- a CDS encoding phosphomannomutase/phosphoglucomutase encodes the protein MSIFKAYDIRGKYPKELDEAQARAIGWATAQFIKRLKKHVSLPSIKRGKGVCKIVVGRDVRISSPALSRSLIQGLLAGGAEVTDIGVVTTPMSYFAGGFYRFDGSVMVTASHNPPEYNGFKICREQAMALSETTGLKDIEKLAGQYASPKTQTLPPLNSLSIVPDYIKFIRRFINTGRRPLRIAVDFTNGSVGPIFKEIFNRRPNLEIIPLCFEPDGRFPNHDPNPMEDENIRDLKLAIRKTKAGLGVAFDGDGDRVIFLDEHAQRIPNDLVTILIAGEILKNHKKENIVYDLRSSRMVQEQIARLGGRPVRERVGHAFIKATMRQHNAAFGGELSGHYYYRDNYFADSALLTFVHLINLISGNSKPVSKIIKPLRKYFHSGELNFTVADKSEKMAEAVQRFSDGKIDYLDGVTVEYDDWWFNLRPSNTEPLLRLNIEADTARKLTSARRAIEKILKR
- a CDS encoding NAD(+)/NADH kinase — encoded protein: MKRVILIGDRKKEHINNVVNELQPWLNKQQVKIAAVDLTNRLDLSKARADLIIVLGGDGSILSTARRLHNNPIPVIGVNLGKFGFLAEYSLEELKESFSQIITRRLKTSSLMMLDCLINRGNKKEGPFIALNDVVVTRGSISRMVYFRLFIDGKEITVFGADGVIISTPVGSTAYSLSAGGPLVSPETQSLIITPICAHTLSMRTLVLPPDSTVELQLADGSGHEIILTVDGQVSMYLHQSDRITLKKSRAAFRLVRSGQRSFYETLREKLHWGGQPHSQRYTIK